Proteins from a single region of Mycobacteriales bacterium:
- a CDS encoding acyltransferase, with protein MTSPPEQKLGYRPELDGVRALAVLAILLYHLTFLVPWLTHVGRGGFLSVDLFFVLSGMLITDILVADAQRRGRIDLWGFYRRRARRLLPALFTFIVLALGYYQLAHSDGKAQAHGLARVLTYTLYGKPHASNFPFGLSQVWTLVVEWEFYIAWSIALLLLLWLDVPKQVIGWLAVLGVAGCSLGRIWLLHHNGNVVLNYHLGLLRFQDMLAGCAIALLPMSRRIPNLVRSAGVVFLIVATIRASYLASWVYQYGLLLTALSTAVMIAPRNRPWWFDRFLASKPIVWVGVISYSLYLWSVFAVSEVGGHTRSWPLALRALAVLAVAFALASLSYYQVERRFRARSRRAEPGGAHLEEKAEANTAP; from the coding sequence GTGACCAGCCCGCCGGAGCAGAAGCTCGGCTACCGACCCGAGCTCGACGGGGTCCGAGCGCTCGCCGTGCTTGCGATCCTGCTCTACCACCTGACCTTCCTCGTCCCGTGGCTCACGCACGTCGGGCGCGGCGGGTTCCTGTCGGTGGACCTGTTCTTCGTGCTGTCCGGGATGCTGATCACCGACATCCTCGTTGCCGACGCGCAGCGGCGCGGGCGCATCGACCTGTGGGGCTTCTACCGGCGCCGGGCGCGCCGCCTGCTCCCTGCGCTGTTCACCTTCATCGTGCTCGCGCTCGGCTACTACCAGCTCGCCCACAGCGACGGGAAAGCGCAGGCGCACGGCCTGGCTCGCGTCCTCACCTACACGCTCTACGGGAAGCCGCACGCGTCGAACTTCCCGTTCGGGCTCTCCCAGGTCTGGACCCTGGTGGTCGAGTGGGAGTTCTACATCGCGTGGTCGATCGCGCTGCTGCTCCTGTTGTGGCTCGACGTGCCGAAGCAGGTGATCGGCTGGCTCGCGGTGCTGGGCGTTGCCGGGTGCTCGCTCGGCCGCATCTGGCTGCTGCACCACAACGGCAACGTGGTGCTCAACTACCACCTCGGCCTGTTGCGCTTCCAGGACATGCTGGCCGGCTGCGCGATCGCGCTGCTGCCGATGTCACGCCGGATCCCGAACCTGGTCCGCTCCGCGGGCGTGGTGTTCCTGATCGTCGCGACCATCCGCGCGAGCTACCTCGCGTCGTGGGTCTATCAGTACGGTTTGCTGCTGACGGCGCTGTCGACCGCCGTCATGATCGCGCCGCGGAACCGTCCGTGGTGGTTCGACCGGTTCCTCGCCAGCAAGCCGATCGTGTGGGTCGGCGTGATCTCGTACTCGCTGTACCTGTGGAGCGTGTTCGCGGTCAGCGAGGTGGGCGGGCACACCCGGTCGTGGCCGCTCGCGCTGCGCGCGCTCGCCGTCCTCGCGGTGGCCTTCGCACTCGCGTCGCTGTCGTACTACCAGGTCGAGCGACGCTTCCGCGCCCGTTCGCGCCGCGCCGAGCCGGGCGGCGCGCACCTCGAGGAGAAGGCCGAGGCCAACACGGCGCCGTAA
- a CDS encoding acyl-CoA dehydrogenase family protein, with translation MDFSLTEEQKAFRASAHDWAAATLAPEAALRDREGRWDPEIWKSLGAQGLAGLPVAEEYGGAGASVMDCVIANEAIAEGGHDGGFNLSMGAHWVIGAVPIWLHGTEEQKRRWLPGLCDGSMVGAWASTEPEAGSDAAGLQTKAVRDGEDWILNGNKIFITNGPIAGVCNVLARTSEKGATAFIVDTTNPGFQVGKELDKMGCRSSPTAEIALVDCRVPGDSVLGEVDQALWRVAFECFDWERTVMIASGIGGMQGTLNTCIAYAKERKQFGRPIASFQAIAHKLAEMKIRLEACRTAVYRAAYLKQTGVEHQMEASIAKYLIGEYSVQNALDAIQIHGGYGYLRDFNVERSLRDAKLATIGGGTSEIQKLIISRLLLGD, from the coding sequence GTGGACTTCTCGCTGACCGAAGAGCAGAAGGCGTTTCGCGCGAGCGCGCACGACTGGGCCGCGGCAACGCTTGCGCCGGAGGCCGCGCTGCGCGACCGAGAGGGTCGCTGGGATCCCGAGATCTGGAAGTCCCTCGGCGCGCAGGGCCTGGCCGGTCTGCCGGTGGCCGAGGAGTACGGCGGTGCCGGCGCCTCGGTCATGGACTGCGTCATCGCCAACGAGGCGATCGCCGAAGGCGGTCACGACGGCGGCTTCAACCTGTCGATGGGCGCCCACTGGGTGATCGGCGCGGTGCCGATCTGGCTGCACGGCACCGAGGAGCAGAAGCGGCGCTGGCTGCCCGGTCTGTGCGACGGCTCGATGGTCGGCGCGTGGGCATCGACCGAGCCCGAGGCCGGGTCCGACGCGGCGGGTCTGCAGACCAAAGCGGTCCGTGACGGCGAGGACTGGATCCTCAACGGCAACAAGATCTTCATCACCAATGGTCCGATCGCCGGCGTCTGCAACGTGCTGGCGCGCACCAGCGAGAAGGGCGCGACCGCGTTCATCGTCGACACGACGAACCCTGGGTTCCAGGTCGGCAAGGAGCTGGACAAGATGGGCTGCCGGTCGTCCCCGACCGCCGAGATCGCCCTGGTCGACTGCCGGGTTCCCGGCGACAGCGTCCTCGGCGAGGTCGACCAGGCGTTGTGGCGAGTGGCGTTCGAGTGCTTCGACTGGGAGCGGACCGTCATGATCGCCAGCGGCATCGGCGGCATGCAGGGCACGCTCAACACCTGCATCGCCTATGCCAAGGAGCGCAAGCAGTTCGGCCGGCCGATCGCGTCCTTCCAGGCGATCGCCCACAAGCTGGCCGAGATGAAGATCCGGCTGGAGGCGTGCCGCACCGCGGTCTACCGCGCGGCGTACCTCAAGCAGACCGGCGTCGAGCACCAGATGGAGGCGTCGATCGCGAAGTACCTCATCGGCGAGTACAGCGTGCAGAACGCGCTCGACGCGATCCAGATCCACGGCGGCTATGGCTACCTGCGTGACTTCAACGTCGAGCGCAGCCTGCGGGACGCGAAGCTCGCGACGATCGGCGGCGGCACCTCCGAGATCCAGAAGCTCATCATCAGCCGGCTGCTGCTGGGCGACTGA
- a CDS encoding 3'(2'),5'-bisphosphate nucleotidase CysQ: MSDSRTDSELARDLATSAGKLLLKLRADRGFSDPWKLRDAGDHDSNVHLLELLAEARPDDIVLSEESADDQRRLEADRVWIIDPLDGTTEFGEPDRTDWAVHVALWQRGQGLTDGAVALPARGITLSTADPLPTRGDPAREPRLAVSRTRRPPWVVDVAEKVSGALTPIGSAGMKAMSVVLGETDCYLHSGRMKEWDSAAPVVVAAAAGLHTSQLDGSPLEFNKPSRLTEQLLICHPSLSEALISASAGAKLY; this comes from the coding sequence GTGAGCGACTCCCGCACGGACTCCGAGCTCGCGCGCGACCTGGCCACCAGCGCCGGGAAGCTGCTGCTCAAGCTGCGCGCCGACCGTGGCTTCAGCGACCCGTGGAAGCTGCGGGACGCCGGCGACCACGACTCGAACGTGCACCTGCTCGAGCTGCTGGCCGAGGCGCGGCCCGACGACATCGTGCTGTCCGAGGAGTCGGCCGACGACCAGCGCCGCCTCGAGGCGGATCGGGTCTGGATCATCGACCCGCTCGACGGCACGACGGAGTTCGGCGAGCCGGACCGCACCGACTGGGCGGTTCACGTCGCGCTGTGGCAGCGCGGCCAAGGGCTGACCGACGGCGCCGTCGCGCTGCCCGCGCGCGGCATCACGCTGTCGACGGCGGACCCGCTGCCGACGCGAGGCGACCCGGCGCGCGAGCCGCGGCTCGCGGTCAGCCGCACCCGCCGTCCGCCGTGGGTGGTCGACGTCGCGGAGAAAGTGTCCGGCGCGCTCACCCCGATCGGCAGCGCCGGGATGAAGGCGATGTCGGTGGTGTTGGGCGAGACCGACTGCTACCTGCACAGCGGCCGGATGAAGGAGTGGGACTCCGCGGCGCCTGTGGTGGTCGCCGCCGCCGCCGGTCTGCACACCAGCCAGCTCGATGGCTCGCCGCTGGAGTTCAACAAGCCGTCACGGCTCACCGAGCAGCTGCTGATCTGCCACCCGTCGCTCAGCGAGGCGCTCATCTCGGCCTCGGCCGGAGCCAAGCTCTACTAG
- a CDS encoding FABP family protein, which yields MTQRDDLPEAVRPLAEFLGTWHGEGAGAVPGGLAPDFPYREELTLRCNGMPWIEYASRTSNPETGRPMHTELGWWRPKPADEDGKIAVEMVLAHATGVVEVLVGELVDGANGVHLEVASDVVARTPSAPAVAADRRMYAVRGGKLMYAIDMATGEAGLVPHLAAALDPVTT from the coding sequence ATGACACAGCGCGATGACCTCCCGGAGGCGGTTCGCCCGCTCGCGGAGTTCCTGGGGACGTGGCACGGCGAGGGCGCCGGTGCGGTGCCGGGCGGGCTCGCGCCGGACTTCCCGTATCGCGAGGAGCTCACCCTGCGGTGCAACGGCATGCCCTGGATCGAGTACGCCAGCCGCACCAGCAACCCGGAGACCGGCCGTCCGATGCACACCGAGCTCGGCTGGTGGCGCCCGAAGCCGGCTGACGAGGACGGCAAGATCGCCGTCGAGATGGTCCTGGCACACGCCACCGGCGTCGTCGAGGTGCTGGTCGGCGAGCTCGTCGACGGTGCCAACGGCGTACACCTCGAGGTGGCCAGTGACGTCGTAGCGCGTACGCCGAGTGCCCCGGCGGTCGCCGCCGACCGGCGGATGTACGCGGTGCGCGGCGGCAAGCTGATGTACGCGATCGACATGGCGACGGGTGAGGCCGGGTTGGTGCCCCATCTCGCGGCCGCGCTCGATCCCGTCACGACGTGA
- a CDS encoding acyltransferase: MGRRRDLDGIRGIGMIGVLGLHGGKIPGGDFGLIAFFVLSGYLITTLLLRERDKTGRIDGGHFYLRRAARLLPALVLALGGFIAVSGRLGQSMGSALGNAAVAMFYGMDIKVAYVAHASNPVSWAWSLSVEEQFYLLWPLILGVALWRKRVGVAAAIAGVGVIEPIVYRIATAPKTSYVLLDPNGLRWTYRTYFGVDTRMDALFVGCLLALALWRWPHLLNRAVGIVLGTAGLTILGFAYADTNVFTRSTYTVWFPVTAFASAGLIYGLLGAPRWIVSRLLAWRPISYLGEISYGVYLWNSTLGLLAGTLVSRNHQFERGTLWLAMTAFAAVTSFHLVERPILDRVSRRVTLPPSPAEIGRQRDGRALDPAMRAAITGQPFDDRQLVS; this comes from the coding sequence ATGGGACGGCGCCGCGACCTCGACGGGATTCGTGGGATCGGCATGATCGGCGTCCTCGGCCTGCACGGCGGCAAGATCCCCGGTGGCGACTTCGGGCTCATCGCGTTCTTCGTGCTGTCGGGCTACCTGATCACGACGTTGCTGCTCAGGGAGCGTGACAAGACCGGCCGCATCGACGGCGGGCACTTCTACCTTCGACGTGCGGCGCGGTTGCTCCCCGCGCTCGTGCTCGCCCTCGGCGGCTTCATCGCGGTCTCCGGCCGGCTCGGCCAGTCCATGGGCTCGGCGCTCGGCAACGCCGCGGTCGCGATGTTCTACGGGATGGACATCAAGGTCGCCTACGTCGCGCACGCGTCGAACCCGGTGTCGTGGGCGTGGTCGTTGTCGGTCGAGGAGCAGTTCTATTTGCTGTGGCCGTTGATCCTCGGCGTCGCGCTGTGGCGCAAGCGGGTCGGTGTCGCAGCGGCGATCGCCGGCGTCGGCGTGATCGAGCCGATCGTGTACCGCATCGCGACCGCGCCGAAGACGAGCTACGTCCTGCTCGACCCGAACGGGTTGCGCTGGACCTACCGCACGTACTTCGGCGTCGACACCCGCATGGACGCGCTGTTCGTGGGCTGCCTGCTCGCGCTCGCCCTGTGGCGCTGGCCGCATCTGCTCAATCGCGCGGTCGGGATCGTCCTGGGGACCGCGGGCCTGACGATCCTCGGGTTCGCCTACGCCGACACCAACGTCTTCACGCGCTCGACCTACACGGTCTGGTTCCCCGTCACGGCCTTCGCCTCGGCGGGCCTCATCTACGGGCTGCTCGGGGCGCCGCGCTGGATCGTGTCGCGGCTGCTCGCCTGGCGACCGATCTCCTACCTGGGCGAGATCTCCTACGGCGTCTACCTGTGGAACAGCACGCTCGGACTGTTGGCCGGCACGCTCGTCAGCCGCAACCATCAGTTCGAGCGGGGGACGCTGTGGCTGGCGATGACGGCGTTCGCCGCCGTGACCAGCTTCCATCTCGTCGAGCGGCCGATCCTCGACCGGGTCTCCCGCCGCGTCACGCTGCCACCGAGCCCCGCCGAGATCGGGCGGCAGCGCGACGGGCGAGCGCTCGACCCCGCCATGAGGGCCGCCATCACCGGCCAGCCGTTCGACGACAGGCAGTTAGTGTCCTGA
- the cysC gene encoding adenylyl-sulfate kinase, translating to MPVVTLDDAGLAQLDQVLLGLLPPDALPGSDGDDYLDEEGTPVARHDGGAVVGLRAPRWQRPEDVFSAAPVVVAVPEAVPAGPLPDGAILLLASAGVRSDDARHRAWAGAWRSAATATVEVPLAPADAATRGREIASKYSSGEQLSVDTVPQPANGGRTVLLSGLSGSGKSTIARALVDELATRRAVTLLDGDVVRTHLSRGLGFSKVDRDINIRRIGWVAAEVTKHGGVAVCAPIAPYDATRRWVRGIVEAAGGPGAFVLVWVSTPIEECERRDVKGLYAKARAGEIKGFTGIDDPYEAPTDAELVIDTTEVAVPDAVARILALLDQ from the coding sequence GTGCCTGTAGTCACTCTCGACGACGCCGGACTCGCTCAGCTCGACCAGGTGTTGCTGGGGCTGCTCCCACCGGATGCGCTTCCCGGTAGCGACGGAGACGACTACCTCGACGAGGAGGGCACGCCGGTCGCGCGCCACGACGGCGGCGCCGTCGTCGGGCTGCGGGCCCCGCGCTGGCAGCGGCCGGAGGATGTGTTCAGCGCCGCACCCGTCGTCGTCGCGGTTCCCGAGGCGGTGCCGGCCGGACCGCTGCCCGACGGCGCGATCCTGCTGCTCGCGTCGGCCGGCGTCCGAAGCGACGACGCTCGCCACCGCGCATGGGCGGGCGCATGGCGGTCGGCCGCGACAGCGACGGTCGAGGTCCCGCTCGCCCCGGCGGACGCGGCCACGCGCGGCCGGGAGATCGCCTCGAAGTACAGCTCCGGGGAGCAGCTGTCGGTCGACACGGTTCCCCAGCCGGCGAACGGCGGCCGGACCGTCTTGTTGAGCGGGCTGTCCGGGTCGGGCAAGTCGACGATCGCACGAGCGCTCGTCGACGAGCTCGCCACCCGACGCGCCGTGACGCTGCTCGACGGCGACGTCGTGCGCACCCACCTGTCGCGCGGCCTCGGGTTCTCCAAGGTGGACCGCGACATCAACATCCGCCGGATCGGCTGGGTCGCCGCAGAGGTGACCAAGCACGGCGGGGTGGCGGTGTGTGCGCCGATCGCGCCGTACGACGCGACCCGCCGCTGGGTGCGCGGCATCGTCGAGGCGGCCGGCGGTCCTGGCGCGTTCGTCCTCGTCTGGGTGTCGACACCCATCGAGGAGTGCGAGCGGCGCGACGTCAAAGGGCTGTACGCGAAGGCGCGGGCCGGCGAGATCAAGGGCTTCACAGGCATCGACGACCCGTACGAGGCACCGACCGACGCCGAGCTGGTCATCGACACGACCGAGGTCGCCGTCCCCGACGCCGTTGCCCGCATCCTGGCGCTGCTCGACCAGTGA
- a CDS encoding SDR family NAD(P)-dependent oxidoreductase, with protein MPTVLVTGASRGIGRATVERLVREGRTVVAAVRRDSDASSLVDEFGVRVQPVLLDIADPKQLASLDSRLPEALDAVVNNAGIVVGGPVEAVALDELRRQLEVNLVGQVAVTQLVLPRLRRSRGRIVFVSSVSGRIVTPMTGAYNASKFALEAIADAMRMELWPWRIEVSVVEPAQTDTDMWRHADDQLEESVAAVPQHQRELYAQHIEGFRRAIPKSQKLATPAADVADCIFRALTERKPRPRYIVGAMPRLQYRTSRLLPTRVLDAVIRSHSGIKHRS; from the coding sequence ATGCCAACCGTTCTCGTCACCGGGGCGTCGCGCGGCATCGGGCGCGCGACCGTCGAGCGGCTGGTCCGGGAAGGCAGGACCGTCGTCGCCGCCGTACGGCGGGACAGCGACGCCTCGTCGCTGGTCGACGAGTTCGGCGTGCGGGTCCAGCCGGTGTTGCTCGACATCGCCGACCCGAAACAGCTGGCGTCGCTGGACAGCCGCCTGCCCGAGGCGCTCGACGCGGTCGTCAACAACGCGGGCATCGTCGTCGGCGGCCCGGTCGAGGCCGTGGCCCTCGACGAGCTGCGCCGCCAGCTCGAGGTCAACCTCGTCGGTCAGGTCGCAGTGACCCAGCTGGTCCTCCCCCGGCTGCGGCGCTCACGCGGCCGGATCGTGTTCGTGTCCTCGGTATCGGGGCGCATCGTGACGCCGATGACCGGCGCCTACAACGCCTCGAAGTTCGCCCTGGAGGCGATCGCCGACGCGATGCGGATGGAGCTGTGGCCCTGGCGCATCGAGGTCTCAGTGGTCGAGCCGGCGCAGACCGACACGGACATGTGGCGCCACGCCGACGACCAGCTCGAGGAGTCGGTGGCCGCGGTGCCGCAGCACCAGCGAGAGCTCTACGCCCAGCACATCGAGGGATTTCGCAGAGCCATCCCGAAGTCACAGAAGCTCGCGACGCCGGCCGCCGACGTCGCGGACTGCATCTTCCGGGCGCTCACCGAGCGCAAGCCGCGACCTCGTTACATCGTCGGCGCGATGCCGCGGTTGCAGTACCGGACGTCCCGGCTGCTCCCCACCCGCGTGCTGGACGCGGTCATTCGCAGCCACTCGGGAATCAAGCACCGCAGCTAG